In Pectinophora gossypiella chromosome 5, ilPecGoss1.1, whole genome shotgun sequence, a genomic segment contains:
- the LOC126367177 gene encoding elongation of very long chain fatty acids protein AAEL008004-like: protein MASLYSWYRDLMDNRGDPRVKDWPMMQSPLPTLAACICYAICAKEIGPRLMANRKPFELRSVLIVYNLAQTIFSAWIFYEYLMSGWWGHYDFRCQLVDYSRSPMAMRMANTCWWYYFSKFTEFADTLFFVLRKKNEHVSTLHVIHHGIMPMSVWFGLKFAPGGHSTFFALLNTFVHIVMYFYYMVSAMGPKYQKYIWWKKYLTAFQMVQFVLVFSHQLQVLFRPSCTYPRVFVYWIAMHGFLFLFLFSDFYKARYTASEKKSRKPANGLCMAVLDDSSSLNGKHGYKQEDGEVPNSYASSAADAFVRRRPVS from the exons ATGGCGAGCTTATACAGCTGGTACAGAGACCTCATGGACAACAGGGGTG ACCCCCGAGTGAAGGACTGGCCGATGATGCAGTCTCCACTGCCAACTCTCGCCGCCTGTATATGCTACGCAATATGCGCCAAAGAGATCGGACCCCGCCTTATGGCTAACAGGAAACCCTTCGAATTGAGAAGCGTGCTCATCGTATACAATCTCGCGCAGACCATATTCAGTGCCTGGATATTCTATGag TACCTGATGAGCGGTTGGTGGGGCCACTACGACTTCAGATGCCAACTCGTTGACTATTCGCGAAGCCCGATGGCAATGAGG ATGGCGAACACGTGTTGGTGGTACTACTTCAGCAAGTTCACGGAGTTCGCGGACACGCTGTTCTTCGTGCTGCGCAAGAAGAACGAGCACGTGTCCACACTGCACGTCATCCACCACGGCATCATGCCCATGTCCGTCTGGTTCGGGCTTAAATTCGCGCCAG GTGGTCACAGCACATTCTTCGCTCTTCTGAACACGTTCGTGCACATAGTGATGTACTTCTACTACATGGTTTCGGCCATGGGCCCCAAGTACCAGAAGTACATCTGGTGGAAGAAGTATCTCACCGCCTTCCAGATG GTTCAGTTCGTGCTAGTGTTCAGCCACCAGCTGCAAGTGCTATTCCGGCCGTCGTGCACGTACCCCCGCGTGTTCGTGTACTGGATCGCCATGCACGGCTTCCTGTTCCTCTTCCTGTTCAGCGACTTCTACAAGGCGCGCTACACCGCCTCCGAGAAGAAGTCCAGGAAACCAGCGAACGGCTTGTGTATG GCGGTGCTGGATGATAGCAGTTCGCTAAACGGCAAGCATGGCTACAAGCAGGAAGACGGCGAGGTACCCAACTCGTACGCGTCGTCGGCGGCGGATGCGTTCGTGCGGCGGCGGCCCGTGTCATAG